Proteins encoded in a region of the Streptomyces sp. NBC_01298 genome:
- the mgtA gene encoding magnesium-translocating P-type ATPase produces the protein MTMLTPRTPTKLAPPGRARRERKTAELEARTRVVGERLAEVSARPGVQVLQEVDASRNGLTHTEAALRLERHGSNVIAQERAPRWYVQLAKAYANPFIAVLVFLAAVMYWQEPGDPGVVILSVMVGISGVLRFWQEYRSGRAADALKQLVTTTCAVQRRAGSGSGPTTFEIPMDQVVPGDVVKLAAGDLIPADLRLITSKDLMVSQAALSGESLPVAKADTRSDDLGQSRTTDPVEADNICLMGTSVTSGTATGVVVATGADTYFGSMAGSLVGERPETNFDTGVRKVSFLLIRFMLVMVPVVFMINGFTKGDWEAAFLLGIAVAVGLTPEMLPMVVSANLARGAMAMSKRKVVVKRLNAIQNLGAMDVLCTDKTGTLTEDRIVLDRYLDVHGDDDNEVLEYGYLNSHFQTGLKNLMDQAVIDRVGEAEEVVVDARFSMVDEIPFDFARRRMSVVLNRNSIVGDLGRSEHVMITKGAVEEVLALCTHMTDRGQRVELTEQLRWHVSRIAEDNNRKGLRVLAVATRTMSTPRDTYTVADEDQLTLVGFLAFLDPPKADAAQALQGLADKGIAVKVVTGDNELVAARVCADVGLTVGHVVGGTEIDILDDAELRALAARTTVFAKINPVQKARIVRALQADGHTVGFLGDGINDAAALRDADVGISVDTAVDIAKESADIILLEKDLTVLEQGVIQGRTTFGNTIKYIKMTASSNFGNVFSVLVASAFIPFQPMLAIMLLMQNLVYDIAQLATPWDRMDEEYLRKPRNWDAKGIGRFMLCIGPISSIFDIAMFVIMWNVFAANSEASQALFQSGWFIEGLLSQTLIVHMIRTRKIPFIQSRASWPVMVMTVLAVLTGLYLPFSPLASSLGFVALPASYFPWLIGVLLAYCTLTQLLKTVYIRKFGTWL, from the coding sequence ATGACCATGCTCACCCCCCGTACCCCCACGAAGCTCGCACCCCCGGGCCGGGCCCGCCGCGAGCGCAAGACCGCCGAGCTGGAGGCCCGTACCCGGGTCGTCGGCGAGCGGCTCGCCGAGGTCAGCGCCCGCCCGGGCGTCCAGGTCCTGCAGGAGGTGGACGCCTCCCGTAACGGCCTCACCCACACCGAGGCCGCGCTGCGCCTGGAGCGCCACGGCTCCAACGTCATCGCCCAGGAGCGCGCGCCGCGCTGGTACGTCCAGCTGGCGAAGGCGTACGCGAACCCCTTCATCGCCGTCCTGGTCTTCCTCGCGGCCGTCATGTACTGGCAGGAGCCCGGCGACCCGGGCGTCGTCATCCTCTCCGTGATGGTCGGGATCAGCGGCGTGCTGCGCTTCTGGCAGGAGTACCGCTCGGGCCGCGCGGCCGACGCCCTCAAGCAGCTCGTCACCACCACCTGTGCGGTGCAGCGCCGGGCCGGCAGCGGCTCCGGACCCACCACCTTCGAGATCCCGATGGACCAGGTGGTCCCGGGCGATGTGGTCAAGCTGGCCGCCGGCGACCTGATCCCGGCCGACCTGCGGCTCATCACCTCCAAGGACCTGATGGTCAGCCAGGCCGCGCTGTCCGGCGAGTCCCTGCCGGTCGCCAAGGCCGACACCCGCTCGGACGACCTCGGCCAGTCCCGGACCACCGACCCCGTCGAGGCCGACAACATCTGCCTGATGGGCACCTCGGTGACCTCGGGGACCGCTACCGGAGTCGTCGTCGCCACCGGCGCCGACACCTACTTCGGCTCGATGGCCGGCTCCCTGGTCGGCGAGCGCCCGGAGACCAACTTCGACACCGGCGTGCGCAAGGTCAGCTTCCTGCTGATCCGCTTCATGCTGGTGATGGTCCCCGTCGTCTTCATGATCAACGGCTTCACCAAGGGCGACTGGGAGGCCGCCTTCCTCCTCGGCATCGCCGTGGCGGTCGGCCTGACCCCCGAGATGCTGCCGATGGTGGTCTCGGCCAACCTGGCGCGCGGCGCCATGGCGATGTCCAAGCGCAAGGTCGTCGTCAAGCGGCTCAACGCGATCCAGAACCTGGGCGCCATGGACGTCCTCTGCACGGACAAGACCGGCACCCTCACCGAGGACCGGATCGTCCTGGACCGCTACCTGGACGTGCACGGCGACGACGACAACGAGGTCCTGGAGTACGGCTACCTCAACTCGCACTTCCAGACCGGCCTGAAGAACCTGATGGACCAGGCGGTCATCGACCGCGTGGGCGAGGCCGAGGAGGTTGTCGTCGATGCCCGTTTCTCGATGGTCGACGAGATCCCCTTCGACTTCGCCCGGCGCCGGATGTCCGTGGTCCTCAACCGCAACAGCATCGTGGGCGACCTCGGCCGCTCCGAGCACGTCATGATCACCAAGGGTGCCGTCGAGGAAGTCCTCGCCCTGTGCACCCACATGACGGACCGCGGGCAGAGGGTCGAGCTGACCGAGCAGCTGCGGTGGCACGTCTCGCGCATCGCCGAGGACAACAACCGCAAGGGCCTGCGCGTCCTGGCCGTCGCCACCCGCACGATGAGCACCCCCCGCGACACCTACACGGTCGCCGACGAGGACCAGCTGACCCTGGTCGGCTTCCTCGCCTTCCTCGACCCGCCGAAGGCCGACGCGGCCCAGGCCCTGCAGGGTCTGGCCGACAAGGGCATCGCGGTCAAGGTGGTGACCGGCGACAACGAGCTCGTCGCCGCCCGGGTCTGCGCCGATGTCGGCCTCACCGTCGGCCACGTGGTCGGCGGCACCGAGATCGACATCCTCGACGATGCCGAACTGCGCGCGCTGGCCGCCCGTACGACGGTCTTCGCCAAGATCAACCCGGTCCAGAAGGCCCGGATCGTACGGGCCCTGCAGGCCGACGGCCACACCGTCGGCTTCCTCGGCGACGGCATCAACGACGCGGCCGCGCTGCGCGACGCCGACGTCGGCATCTCGGTGGACACCGCCGTGGACATCGCCAAGGAGTCCGCCGACATCATCCTGCTGGAGAAGGACCTGACCGTCCTGGAGCAGGGCGTGATCCAGGGCCGGACCACCTTCGGCAACACGATCAAGTACATCAAGATGACGGCCAGTTCCAACTTCGGCAACGTCTTCTCGGTCCTGGTGGCGAGCGCCTTCATCCCCTTCCAGCCGATGCTGGCGATCATGCTGCTGATGCAGAACCTGGTCTACGACATCGCCCAGCTGGCCACGCCGTGGGACCGGATGGACGAGGAGTACCTGCGCAAGCCCCGCAACTGGGACGCCAAGGGCATCGGCCGCTTCATGCTGTGCATCGGCCCGATCAGCTCCATCTTCGACATCGCGATGTTCGTGATCATGTGGAACGTGTTCGCCGCCAACAGCGAGGCGAGCCAGGCGCTCTTCCAGTCCGGCTGGTTCATCGAGGGCCTGCTCTCGCAGACCCTGATCGTCCACATGATCCGTACCCGCAAGATCCCCTTCATCCAGTCCCGCGCCTCCTGGCCGGTGATGGTGATGACCGTCCTCGCGGTGCTGACCGGGCTCTACCTGCCCTTCTCGCCGCTTGCCTCCTCGCTGGGCTTCGTGGCCCTGCCGGCGAGCTACTTCCCGTGGCTGATCGGCGTGCTGCTGGCGTACTGCACGCTCACGCAGCTGCTGAAGACCGTGTACATCCGCAAGTTCGGCACCTGGCTCTAA